The Oreochromis niloticus isolate F11D_XX linkage group LG13, O_niloticus_UMD_NMBU, whole genome shotgun sequence genome has a window encoding:
- the LOC102080724 gene encoding uncharacterized protein LOC102080724 isoform X2: MFEVYSLTGMAAHLIILLLFSVLKGVHSITTVRKVSVKAGKSISIPCLYEFQYKNHVKYLCEGYDWTFCRYAVKTNEADPSGKYSISDDKKLKIFTVTINQLTNENTDYWCALDITNGQDYGQYFQLSVTRGTPSVFVDHQTITGYIGESITIRCHHSNSGEMKWCRLGRSCVTGSSGSIDGAAVTAHMRDPNVFTVTMSGLRSKDSGCYWCAKGDIQIPVYLNVTEKPITTYTPTNTTSRTTRTATTIHTVATIEQGKNSTIGENKHRASFDPRILIIPLSVFIWIVIVVLFIWFILRHKQSKADSSVTPVAEEEIIYCDVRPKKRSLAKVDTEVTYSEVRLNKKGKRSFAESEMEILYSSVVTKQRMKRGDGKDTGVTLEHIS; encoded by the exons ATGTTTGAAGTCTACTCACTCACAGGCATGGCTGCTCATCTCATCATTCTTCTTCTCTTCAGTGTGCTCAAAG GAGTTCACAGCATAACTACAGTCAGAAAAGTCTCAGTGAAAGCTGGAAAATCTATCTCCATCCCATGTCTCTATGAGTTCCAATACAAAAACCATGTGAAGTACTTGTGTGAAGGATATGATTGGACGTTCTGCAgatatgcagtaaaaacaaacgAAGCAGACCCTTCAGGAAAATATTCAATCTCTGAtgacaaaaaactgaaaatttttaCTGTGACTATAAACCAGCTGacaaatgaaaacactgattaCTGGTGTGCACTGGATATTACTAACGGACAGGATTATGGACAGTATTTTCAGCTGTCAGTTACCAGAG GTACTCCAAGTGTCTTTGTGGATCATCAGACGATTACAGGATATATTGGAGAAAGCATAACCATCAGATGTCACCACAGTAACTCTGGAGAAATGAAGTGGTGCAGGCTGGGCAGGAGCTGTGTGACAGGATCATCTGGATCCATAGATGGTGCAGCAGTGACCGCTCACATGAGAGAcccaaatgttttcacagtgaccaTGAGTGGACTAAGGTCAAAGGACAGTGGCTGTTATTGGTGTGCTAAAGGGGACATTCAGATACCAgtatatttaaatgttactgaGAAACCGATCACTA cCTATACCCCTACTAATACTACCAGTCGTACTACCCGCACTGCTACTACTATTCATACTGTTGCAACAATCGAACAAGGGAAAAATTCTACAATAGGAGAAAATAAACACAG AGCTTCATTTGACCCAAGGATCCTCATCATCCCTCTGAGTGTGTTCATATGGATTGTAATTGTGGTGTTGTTCATCTGGTTTATATTGAGACACA aGCAGAGTAAAGCAGACTCATCAGTCACACCAGTG GCTGAAGAGGAAATAATATACTGTGATGTTAGACCCAAGAAAAGAAGTTTAGCCAAG GTGGATACGGAAGTAACATACTCTGAAGTTAGACTCAACAAAAAAGGGAAG AGGTCATTTGCTGAAAGTGAAATGGAAATCTTGTACAGTTCTGTTGTTACGAAACAACGCATGAAAAGG GGTGACGGAAAAGACACAGGAGTTACATTAGAGCACATTAGCTAG
- the LOC102080724 gene encoding uncharacterized protein LOC102080724 isoform X1, which produces MFEVYSLTGMAAHLIILLLFSVLKGVHSITTVRKVSVKAGKSISIPCLYEFQYKNHVKYLCEGYDWTFCRYAVKTNEADPSGKYSISDDKKLKIFTVTINQLTNENTDYWCALDITNGQDYGQYFQLSVTRGTPSVFVDHQTITGYIGESITIRCHHSNSGEMKWCRLGRSCVTGSSGSIDGAAVTAHMRDPNVFTVTMSGLRSKDSGCYWCAKGDIQIPVYLNVTEKPITTYTPTNTTSRTTRTATTIHTVATIEQGKNSTIGENKHRASFDPRILIIPLSVFIWIVIVVLFIWFILRHKQSKADSSVTPVAEEEIIYCDVRPKKRSLAKVDTEVTYSEVRLNKKGKRSFAESEMEILYSSVVTKQRMKRVNITRPEPNHTLYLTSFISFTSNHSVCYPSVILSF; this is translated from the exons ATGTTTGAAGTCTACTCACTCACAGGCATGGCTGCTCATCTCATCATTCTTCTTCTCTTCAGTGTGCTCAAAG GAGTTCACAGCATAACTACAGTCAGAAAAGTCTCAGTGAAAGCTGGAAAATCTATCTCCATCCCATGTCTCTATGAGTTCCAATACAAAAACCATGTGAAGTACTTGTGTGAAGGATATGATTGGACGTTCTGCAgatatgcagtaaaaacaaacgAAGCAGACCCTTCAGGAAAATATTCAATCTCTGAtgacaaaaaactgaaaatttttaCTGTGACTATAAACCAGCTGacaaatgaaaacactgattaCTGGTGTGCACTGGATATTACTAACGGACAGGATTATGGACAGTATTTTCAGCTGTCAGTTACCAGAG GTACTCCAAGTGTCTTTGTGGATCATCAGACGATTACAGGATATATTGGAGAAAGCATAACCATCAGATGTCACCACAGTAACTCTGGAGAAATGAAGTGGTGCAGGCTGGGCAGGAGCTGTGTGACAGGATCATCTGGATCCATAGATGGTGCAGCAGTGACCGCTCACATGAGAGAcccaaatgttttcacagtgaccaTGAGTGGACTAAGGTCAAAGGACAGTGGCTGTTATTGGTGTGCTAAAGGGGACATTCAGATACCAgtatatttaaatgttactgaGAAACCGATCACTA cCTATACCCCTACTAATACTACCAGTCGTACTACCCGCACTGCTACTACTATTCATACTGTTGCAACAATCGAACAAGGGAAAAATTCTACAATAGGAGAAAATAAACACAG AGCTTCATTTGACCCAAGGATCCTCATCATCCCTCTGAGTGTGTTCATATGGATTGTAATTGTGGTGTTGTTCATCTGGTTTATATTGAGACACA aGCAGAGTAAAGCAGACTCATCAGTCACACCAGTG GCTGAAGAGGAAATAATATACTGTGATGTTAGACCCAAGAAAAGAAGTTTAGCCAAG GTGGATACGGAAGTAACATACTCTGAAGTTAGACTCAACAAAAAAGGGAAG AGGTCATTTGCTGAAAGTGAAATGGAAATCTTGTACAGTTCTGTTGTTACGAAACAACGCATGAAAAGGGTAAATATTACAAGACCTGAACCCAACCACACACTGTATCTCACCTCCTTTATTTCCTTCACTTCAAATCATTCTGTTTGTTATCCCAGTGTCATTCTTTCCTTTTAA